One segment of Chryseobacterium turcicum DNA contains the following:
- a CDS encoding nuclear transport factor 2 family protein, translated as MKDLNSLNPEHLEKWFTDESIIWIPPTKEISGKNRIIALFRAIFRRYEKIEWRVSEIFHLGNNKYFYQTSSSGNMNGKGTYNNEICTVVQFSECGKILYLSDYFKDTKVF; from the coding sequence ATGAAAGATTTAAACTCACTTAATCCTGAACATCTTGAAAAGTGGTTTACAGATGAAAGCATAATATGGATTCCGCCAACTAAAGAAATATCGGGAAAGAATAGAATTATAGCTTTATTTAGAGCTATTTTCAGACGTTATGAAAAAATCGAGTGGCGTGTTTCTGAAATTTTCCATTTAGGAAATAATAAATATTTTTATCAAACCTCATCTTCAGGAAATATGAATGGTAAAGGGACTTATAATAATGAAATATGTACCGTTGTACAGTTTTCAGAATGTGGAAAAATACTTTATCTCTCAGATTATTTTAAAGATACAAAAGTGTTTTAA
- the mtaB gene encoding tRNA (N(6)-L-threonylcarbamoyladenosine(37)-C(2))-methylthiotransferase MtaB, translating to MSHFHRTAAFHTLGCKLNFAETSTIARQLTDAGYDKVSFDDKADIYVINTCSVTENADRECKLHVKRAMKANPEGLVVIVGCYAQLKPEEISQINGVDLVLGAKEKFNILSYLDDLEKSESEGVVHSCEIEETDFFIGSYSIGDRTRAFLKVQDGCDYKCTYCTIPLARGISRSDTIENVLKNAKEIAERDIKEIVLTGVNIGDYGKGEFGNKRHEHTFLDLISELNQVEGIERIRISSIEPNLLKDESIELVSKSKSFVPHFHIPLQSGSDELLKKMKRRYLTKLYNDRVHKIREVMPDAAIGVDVIVGFPGETEELFMETYNFLNELPISYLHVFTYSERENTEAVGMSGVVPIPERKKRNKMLRILSEKKKMAFYQTQLGKTLPVLWEHENKDGKMYGFTENYVRVQKDFDQGSVNKIEFLNLEKILSDGTVTVLSSYESFLAKA from the coding sequence ATGTCTCACTTTCATAGAACGGCCGCATTTCATACTCTTGGCTGCAAATTAAATTTTGCGGAAACATCTACTATTGCCCGTCAATTAACAGATGCAGGTTATGATAAAGTAAGTTTTGATGATAAAGCAGATATTTATGTAATCAATACGTGCTCGGTTACCGAAAATGCAGACAGAGAATGTAAACTTCATGTAAAAAGAGCCATGAAAGCCAATCCTGAAGGTTTGGTGGTGATTGTTGGATGTTACGCTCAGTTGAAACCTGAAGAAATTTCACAGATTAACGGAGTCGATTTGGTTCTTGGAGCCAAAGAAAAATTCAACATTTTAAGCTATCTCGACGATTTAGAAAAGTCTGAAAGCGAAGGTGTGGTGCACTCTTGTGAAATTGAAGAAACAGATTTCTTTATCGGAAGTTATTCCATTGGAGACCGAACCAGAGCTTTTTTGAAAGTACAGGACGGTTGTGATTATAAATGTACTTATTGTACAATTCCTTTAGCAAGAGGAATTTCTCGTTCAGATACTATCGAGAATGTTCTGAAAAATGCCAAAGAAATTGCTGAAAGAGATATCAAGGAAATTGTTTTAACTGGCGTAAACATTGGTGATTACGGTAAAGGTGAATTCGGAAACAAAAGACACGAGCATACTTTTTTAGATTTAATTTCTGAGCTTAATCAGGTGGAAGGAATTGAAAGAATCCGTATTTCTTCTATTGAGCCAAATCTTTTAAAAGATGAAAGCATCGAATTGGTTTCCAAAAGCAAGAGTTTTGTTCCGCATTTTCACATTCCCTTGCAATCAGGAAGCGATGAGTTGTTGAAAAAAATGAAACGTCGTTATCTTACCAAATTATATAACGATAGAGTTCATAAAATTCGCGAAGTAATGCCCGATGCGGCTATTGGCGTTGATGTAATCGTTGGTTTTCCTGGGGAAACCGAAGAGCTATTCATGGAAACATATAACTTTCTGAATGAGCTTCCTATCAGTTATTTGCATGTTTTCACCTATTCTGAAAGAGAAAATACAGAAGCTGTAGGCATGTCTGGCGTTGTTCCTATTCCGGAACGAAAAAAACGCAACAAAATGCTTAGAATTCTTTCTGAAAAAAAGAAAATGGCATTCTACCAAACTCAGCTTGGTAAAACACTTCCCGTTCTTTGGGAACACGAAAATAAAGATGGCAAAATGTACGGCTTCACAGAAAACTATGTGCGAGTGCAGAAAGATTTTGACCAAGGATCAGTGAATAAAATTGAATTTCTAAATTTAGAAAAAATCCTGTCAGATGGCACGGTCACTGTGCTATCGTCTTACGAAAGTTTTTTAGCAAAAGCATAG
- a CDS encoding DUF1572 domain-containing protein translates to MKDLFIKRFEYYKMLGDKSFEQLSDDQIFWQFNEESNSIAVIVKHIAGNMLSRWTNFLTEDGEKSWRNRDEEFVNTFKTKTEVLDYWEKGWKCLFDALNQINDENLYSTIYIRNEAHSVIDAVFRQLAHYPYHIGQIVFIAKMVKNEDWKTLSIARNKSSDFNHDMKDKFSEK, encoded by the coding sequence ATGAAAGATTTATTTATAAAACGTTTCGAGTACTACAAAATGCTCGGTGATAAATCATTTGAACAGCTTTCAGATGACCAAATTTTCTGGCAATTCAACGAAGAGAGCAATTCAATTGCGGTTATTGTAAAGCATATTGCAGGAAATATGCTTTCAAGATGGACTAATTTTTTAACAGAAGATGGCGAAAAATCTTGGCGAAACCGTGATGAAGAATTTGTAAATACTTTTAAAACCAAAACAGAAGTGTTAGATTATTGGGAAAAAGGATGGAAATGTCTTTTTGATGCTTTGAATCAAATTAATGATGAAAATTTATATTCTACAATCTATATCAGAAACGAAGCGCATTCGGTGATTGACGCGGTTTTCAGACAATTGGCACATTATCCGTATCATATCGGTCAGATTGTTTTTATTGCTAAAATGGTGAAAAATGAAGATTGGAAAACACTATCTATTGCAAGAAATAAATCATCAGACTTTAATCATGATATGAAAGATAAATTCTCTGAAAAATGA
- a CDS encoding T9SS type B sorting domain-containing protein: MKKTLLFILFCISQTFYSQADCATALAVCGNSNITYSPTGIGLVNETLGGCLTEGEHNSIWYKLTIATSGTLTFDLVPTNPNADYDWAMYGPNVTCGNLGAPIRCNAATVIGVGASTGLNMTSTLLSAAGGSTTPYCRYLDVIAGETYYLYLDNWVGAGGSTTAPFSLTWGGTATLASPFTNPTLQPNPFLPPGIPAANPNNPREVLICSSPALFDFTTLTPGILNGNPNFVVTYHTTQNNALSGASPITVPLIVNTTTTYYYSIHYQDPTNPTNNLNSCRQIGAFKFKLGNITASNATIYACNNNKKGQGTFNLTTANVFGGGGVAITYYLTMADLNAGINQIVNPSQHVSAEGVVYAHVQTTDGCSDNAVITLRFYPEVVVNDATLRACTFDFNLKTASFDLTTASVTAQATTKKYYPSLTDATNGTNEIIPFTNFISPNGVVYVKVIDGNSCYGIAKIKLEVIPPVYSSVLKDKIICIEDKTTLDAGAGFDGYEWSTGATTQTISGVGVGTYWVKLKTGSCVALQSVKVYASEQPVITSVDISNTTVTVNVNGGKAPYRYSIDGGVWQDSNVFANVKRGDHKIYVKDAYDCEPIEIEIVVPNLVNVITPNGDGINDVIDYSALAHKQNLIFNVFDRYGNKIFQADKLNHYKWDGTAGNKKVPTGNYWYSVSWNENDKKNTPIKYSGWVLLKNRE, from the coding sequence ATGAAAAAAACTCTACTATTTATTCTTTTTTGTATTTCACAAACGTTTTACTCGCAGGCAGATTGTGCTACTGCTTTAGCGGTTTGTGGAAATTCGAATATTACCTATAGTCCTACAGGAATTGGTCTTGTAAATGAAACATTAGGAGGTTGTCTCACAGAGGGAGAACACAATTCAATATGGTATAAATTAACGATTGCTACCAGTGGAACCCTTACTTTTGATTTGGTTCCCACCAATCCCAATGCAGATTATGATTGGGCAATGTATGGCCCCAATGTTACATGCGGAAATTTAGGTGCACCTATTCGATGTAATGCCGCAACGGTAATCGGAGTAGGCGCTTCTACTGGATTGAATATGACGAGTACATTATTAAGTGCTGCGGGAGGTTCTACAACCCCATATTGTCGGTATCTAGATGTAATTGCGGGAGAAACGTATTATTTATATTTAGATAACTGGGTAGGAGCAGGTGGTAGTACAACCGCGCCTTTTTCATTGACTTGGGGTGGAACGGCTACTTTGGCGTCTCCTTTTACCAACCCAACATTGCAACCGAATCCGTTTTTACCACCAGGAATTCCTGCGGCTAACCCAAATAATCCTCGTGAAGTTCTTATCTGTTCAAGTCCTGCTTTGTTTGATTTCACGACACTTACTCCCGGGATTTTAAATGGAAATCCGAATTTTGTTGTGACTTATCATACCACACAGAATAATGCACTTTCGGGAGCAAGCCCTATTACTGTACCTTTGATTGTAAATACAACGACGACGTATTATTATAGTATTCATTATCAAGATCCAACGAATCCTACAAATAACCTTAATTCTTGCCGACAAATTGGTGCTTTTAAATTTAAATTAGGAAATATTACAGCTAGTAATGCAACGATTTATGCTTGTAACAATAACAAAAAAGGTCAGGGTACATTTAATTTAACCACTGCGAATGTTTTTGGTGGTGGAGGTGTAGCGATAACCTATTACTTAACCATGGCTGACCTAAATGCAGGAATAAATCAAATTGTTAACCCGAGCCAGCATGTTTCAGCTGAAGGGGTTGTTTATGCACATGTACAAACAACAGACGGTTGCTCTGATAATGCAGTAATCACTTTGCGCTTTTACCCTGAAGTTGTTGTAAATGATGCTACATTAAGAGCTTGTACATTTGATTTTAATCTTAAAACCGCTTCTTTTGACCTTACAACTGCTTCGGTCACTGCTCAGGCGACTACAAAAAAATATTATCCTTCTCTTACAGACGCTACGAATGGTACAAACGAAATAATACCCTTCACCAATTTTATTTCTCCAAATGGGGTAGTGTATGTGAAAGTTATTGATGGAAATAGTTGTTATGGAATTGCGAAAATTAAATTAGAAGTCATTCCTCCGGTGTATTCTTCAGTTTTAAAAGATAAAATAATTTGTATAGAAGATAAAACCACTTTGGATGCAGGCGCAGGATTTGATGGGTACGAATGGAGTACTGGTGCTACAACGCAAACTATTTCTGGTGTAGGTGTAGGAACTTACTGGGTGAAATTAAAAACTGGTAGTTGTGTTGCTTTGCAAAGCGTAAAAGTATATGCTTCAGAACAGCCGGTGATTACAAGTGTTGATATTTCTAATACGACTGTAACGGTAAATGTAAATGGAGGAAAGGCTCCTTACAGATATTCAATAGATGGCGGTGTTTGGCAAGATTCTAACGTATTTGCGAATGTGAAAAGAGGTGACCATAAAATCTATGTAAAAGATGCTTATGATTGTGAGCCAATAGAAATAGAAATTGTTGTTCCGAATCTTGTGAATGTTATCACACCAAACGGAGATGGCATCAACGATGTCATAGATTATTCTGCTTTGGCGCATAAACAGAATTTGATTTTTAATGTCTTCGACAGATACGGAAACAAAATTTTCCAGGCAGATAAACTAAATCATTACAAATGGGATGGTACTGCAGGGAATAAGAAAGTTCCTACCGGAAATTACTGGTATTCTGTATCATGGAATGAAAATGACAAAAAAAATACCCCGATTAAATACTCAGGTTGGGTGTTATTGAAAAATAGAGAATAA
- a CDS encoding FMN-binding glutamate synthase family protein, whose translation MRDKFLSWGIVLVAATWVVALLIKAHYWIPTLLTAIYALGVYNSYQTKHAILRNFPVLGYFRYFFEDISPEMQQYFIERETDGKPFPRNQRSAVYRRSKNISDTVPFGTQLEVNHRKYEGIKHSIYAKSPQEELPRVWIGGEQCTQPYHSSLFNISAMSFGALSDRAQISLNKGAKKGNFYHNTGEGGISPYHLEGGDLCWQIGTGYFGCRDDEGKFNPELFAKYSTLPNVKMIEIKLSQGAKPGHGGVLPGVKNTPEIAKIRHVKPGMTIISPPSHSSFSDAPGLLRFVQHLRELSGGKPVGFKLCIGDTKEFEDICVQMNVLKIYPDFITIDGAEGGTGAAPPEFSDGVGMPLEPALIFVNRTLRNYNLRDKLRIIASGKVLTSLDILRAVAMGADICNNARGFMFSLGCIQALRCNNNNCPTGVATQDKMLIKGLDVTDKAERVYHFHKNTLHTCNELIAAAGRSSYEEVDASMFMRGDEFEHLSDKYFPDILGNVR comes from the coding sequence ATGAGAGATAAGTTCTTATCTTGGGGAATTGTTTTGGTAGCTGCTACATGGGTTGTGGCATTATTAATCAAAGCACATTACTGGATTCCTACGCTGTTAACAGCAATTTATGCATTGGGAGTCTATAACTCTTACCAAACAAAACATGCAATTCTAAGGAATTTTCCTGTTTTGGGGTATTTTAGGTACTTCTTTGAAGATATTTCGCCTGAAATGCAGCAGTATTTTATTGAAAGAGAAACAGACGGGAAGCCATTTCCCAGAAACCAGCGTTCTGCGGTGTATAGGCGTTCAAAAAATATAAGCGATACCGTGCCTTTTGGAACTCAATTAGAAGTAAATCATAGAAAGTATGAAGGAATTAAGCATTCTATTTATGCTAAATCTCCACAAGAAGAGCTTCCTAGAGTTTGGATAGGTGGTGAGCAATGTACTCAGCCTTATCATTCTTCGTTATTTAATATTTCAGCGATGAGTTTTGGTGCATTAAGTGACAGGGCTCAGATTTCTTTAAATAAAGGAGCAAAAAAAGGAAACTTTTATCATAATACAGGAGAAGGAGGTATCTCACCTTACCATTTGGAAGGAGGAGATTTATGTTGGCAAATAGGAACCGGATATTTTGGTTGCAGAGATGATGAAGGTAAGTTTAATCCTGAATTGTTCGCAAAATATTCTACTCTTCCTAATGTAAAAATGATTGAGATTAAATTATCTCAAGGAGCAAAACCTGGCCATGGTGGAGTGTTACCTGGGGTGAAAAATACGCCTGAGATTGCTAAAATTCGTCATGTAAAACCGGGAATGACTATTATTTCGCCACCTTCGCATTCTTCTTTTTCAGATGCTCCCGGATTGTTGAGGTTTGTACAGCATTTGAGAGAACTTTCTGGAGGCAAGCCTGTCGGTTTTAAGCTGTGTATCGGTGATACCAAAGAGTTTGAAGATATTTGTGTTCAAATGAATGTATTGAAAATTTATCCCGATTTTATTACCATTGATGGCGCAGAAGGAGGTACCGGAGCTGCACCCCCTGAATTTTCTGATGGAGTAGGAATGCCGCTGGAACCAGCTTTGATATTTGTGAATCGTACATTAAGAAACTATAATCTTAGAGATAAATTGCGAATCATTGCCAGCGGAAAAGTACTGACAAGTTTAGATATTCTTCGAGCAGTTGCAATGGGAGCAGATATCTGTAATAATGCGAGAGGATTTATGTTTTCTCTTGGCTGTATTCAGGCGTTAAGGTGTAATAACAACAATTGTCCAACGGGTGTGGCTACGCAGGATAAAATGTTGATTAAAGGGCTTGATGTAACAGATAAAGCTGAGAGGGTGTATCATTTCCATAAAAATACTTTGCATACGTGTAATGAGCTAATAGCAGCAGCAGGAAGAAGTTCTTATGAAGAAGTTGATG